In Tursiops truncatus isolate mTurTru1 unplaced genomic scaffold, mTurTru1.mat.Y mat_scaffold_93_arrow_ctg1, whole genome shotgun sequence, the sequence AGAATTCTTCTTACTGAAAGCCCTCAGAAAtgctgaattgaaaaaaaatcactacaatTTTTAGAACTCAAGGAAATACATGCCTGTGATTCAGATATAAAGAAGAGAAGCTAAAGTGAGAGCAGTGAGCCTGGGAGCCGACACAAGAATAGTTTGGGGCTTTTGCCTTGTTGCAGCCGAGAAAGCAACATGGGGCACCAGCAGCTTTACCGGAGCCATCCGAGAAAATTCGGCCAGGGTTCTCGTTCTTGCCCCGTCTGCTCAAACCGGCACGGTCTGATCCGGAAATACGGCCTCAATATGTGCCGCCAGTGTTTCCGCCAGTACTCGAAGGACATCGGCTTCGTTAAGTTGGACTAAGTGTGAACTTCTTAAATGGGTCATCACGCATATCTACCTTCCTCAGAAACAATACTAACTCTtcgtatataaaataaaattttaaaacttcaaaaaaaaaatagtttggggaATGGCCGTCAAGCCAGGAAGTAGGAATCAAAACCCAAGCAGACTCTCTCCTCAGCATCAACACGTGGATCCAAGACAGTGAGGCCCCATCCCAGCCGCTCCTCCTGTCCAGCTAAGGGAACGGGGCCCCAGGGTGCAGAGCAGACTTGGAGCAGGTCTGCGGTGGACGAGGGCTCAGCCAGAGGTGGAGCGTGTTCTCTCCGTCTCCCTTAGAGGGAGCAGGGCTTGACCCCGGGCTTCACTGGCTCTGTGCTTTCTCCCCCAGGGGCCCCAGCCGTGAACGTGACCCACAGCCAGGACTTGGAGGG encodes:
- the LOC117310983 gene encoding small ribosomal subunit protein uS14-like codes for the protein MGHQQLYRSHPRKFGQGSRSCPVCSNRHGLIRKYGLNMCRQCFRQYSKDIGFVKLD